A single genomic interval of Stieleria maiorica harbors:
- a CDS encoding DUF4332 domain-containing protein: MLLDRIDIDTHGPLTRVELGPFSEALNVICAPEGSGKTAIVRFVRDSLIRREYPLGMMSSSAGRVVWADRNGKIHCRREHDGTSSGRRTIEFESRGEAAHRFDWLHGSWINGIADSTDATRALESIRIPESIVDGILTDTAVTSVSRVISACLRSGLGDPALFAGLPLNRSAVSGLSPAETADQQTSRRAMRDELARIETELASIELSRNGSADAPDSADLRERASIAARRRYLQSRLAQLQSAQLQSTQRNAAGWPIEGELAELHDQIWQLRVRHSELSRWLAHLQSDRNRARYTAPITASPYARHSNDDFFGVASIPPAAALEMDAELRRKLIDVDAQITRWRRVMTELSSLREMVASDANRWDLRRTFDGLGTLPMSEQVLRRGRMHHFLWALDHHAADPTVATSWGAFAADGHTTRWPDEIDLRIEAIVRQVDWLAARYDQPHSLASAWYRDLPSELTYRGSGSLVRSLRAIREDLQNVRRQGFRFAARAEYTRAEQTRAAERAIALRREHEVDDLRRSEQWVVATIERLLSYRESLVRNRQLADLVRYPSWLDDTYHRQTWSAWYINHLDGESLARSRELEQVTAQLDRCLARASQLRRRMVPPIGAAPIATGAAFTTGAALDPMLRSPDLGHLPLGDFASDPVRLQALIDATLAELRTLEQPVAPEHHVTLDGTGSPRVQWLKRRRAELIKTLGVPQAAARSGSPLADEASQWLVRLSGGRLARLDWNNADFTTAPDQVAAASQVGFAKIDGRDEAICPAVDRALAALALRMAASDLLARTGRAIPLVIELHRELVRDFVGYQHANAAPETFAPTDAAEPVNLTVLAALDDFTKNGRQAILLASDTTFADQAGRHGGQVFTIYGQRVKHEHRPLWSPHFSPEGYAGPHAQSHLPPEATDPLPHSDAFVDRYHDQYFDQLPIGASLADINRNLDTIWHEAYGISPDASPYAAPLYEMPPSAVPPSAASTAWNHGGGPPIGRMDSSPTDTGHWHDGYYFADAYTTAPSTHSTTYATTASRDSQPRSSTDGSKLQSGPTQAGQRPAASPFFLTVDSPIDQAPSIDAVAAARLRRLQVTHINHLMNQDPNRLADSLGLAGVTAATIRRWQAESRLVCHVPQLRGFDARVLVGCGIADAGHLSSIDPMDLLDRVEAFLATERGQRILLSGTSYELSRITSWIAAANVNTDDHPLGVMADRQTVNGRVVRQQRDGKTIEEKPANNRYEYEFVDDHGQVVRASSNRNRSTRRSAGRSERRGNLAGRSGGNGVGNNTGAINDDGASDFESDRRPSARRRRDDAPTRSGRNASRVARDRAPDQRRRSQRRRDSDGANRSERRRESQRADDNDLQLRFYLERESPVVDAPSIGSRMAERLEAVDIMTVDDLICADAAELAERLNRRRIDADVITAWQHQAILVCRVPMLRGHDAQLLVAADVTTPEEVAEYDPGDLLELIDPIARSNEGQRILRGGQLPDLEEITEWIRYAALSRELVAA; this comes from the coding sequence ATGTTGTTGGACCGGATCGATATCGACACCCACGGCCCCCTGACTCGTGTCGAGCTGGGGCCTTTCTCAGAAGCCTTGAACGTGATTTGCGCGCCCGAAGGGTCTGGGAAAACCGCGATCGTCCGTTTCGTTCGCGACTCGTTGATTCGTCGCGAGTATCCGCTGGGCATGATGAGCTCTTCGGCCGGCCGCGTGGTCTGGGCCGATCGCAACGGAAAAATCCATTGCCGTCGCGAGCACGACGGGACCTCCAGCGGACGGCGGACGATCGAATTCGAATCACGCGGCGAAGCGGCCCATCGATTCGATTGGCTACACGGCAGCTGGATCAACGGGATCGCCGATTCGACCGACGCGACGCGTGCCCTGGAATCGATTCGAATCCCCGAATCGATCGTCGACGGCATCCTGACCGACACCGCCGTGACCAGCGTTTCACGCGTCATCAGCGCGTGCCTGCGCAGCGGACTTGGCGACCCGGCCTTGTTCGCCGGATTGCCGCTCAATCGCTCGGCCGTCAGCGGGCTTTCGCCGGCCGAGACCGCCGACCAACAGACATCACGGCGGGCAATGCGCGACGAGCTGGCACGAATCGAAACGGAATTGGCATCGATCGAATTGTCCCGGAACGGATCGGCAGACGCCCCAGATTCCGCCGATTTGCGTGAACGAGCATCGATCGCCGCCCGCCGCCGATACCTGCAGTCGCGTCTGGCACAGTTGCAATCGGCACAGTTGCAATCGACACAGCGGAATGCCGCCGGCTGGCCGATCGAAGGCGAACTGGCCGAGCTTCATGATCAAATCTGGCAGCTGCGTGTCCGCCACAGCGAACTTTCTCGCTGGCTGGCACACCTGCAATCCGACCGCAATCGTGCCCGATACACCGCGCCGATCACGGCATCGCCTTATGCCCGCCACTCCAACGACGACTTCTTCGGCGTTGCATCGATCCCGCCGGCCGCCGCGCTGGAAATGGACGCCGAACTGCGTCGCAAACTGATCGATGTCGACGCCCAAATCACGCGTTGGCGTCGCGTGATGACCGAATTATCCAGCTTGCGCGAGATGGTCGCTTCGGATGCAAACCGTTGGGACCTGCGCCGAACCTTTGACGGTCTTGGGACGTTGCCGATGTCCGAGCAGGTGCTGCGTCGCGGACGCATGCATCATTTCCTGTGGGCGCTGGACCATCACGCCGCCGATCCCACCGTTGCGACGTCATGGGGAGCGTTTGCCGCTGACGGCCACACGACGCGTTGGCCCGACGAGATCGACTTGAGAATCGAAGCGATCGTTCGCCAAGTCGACTGGCTGGCCGCACGCTACGATCAACCGCATTCACTCGCTTCCGCTTGGTATCGCGACTTGCCAAGCGAATTGACCTATCGCGGCAGCGGATCCTTGGTGCGATCCTTGCGTGCGATTCGCGAAGACCTGCAAAACGTTCGCCGCCAGGGATTTCGGTTTGCCGCGCGTGCTGAATATACACGTGCCGAACAAACACGTGCCGCTGAGCGTGCGATCGCACTACGCCGAGAACATGAAGTGGACGACTTGCGCCGCAGCGAGCAGTGGGTGGTTGCGACGATCGAGCGACTGCTGTCCTATCGGGAAAGTTTGGTTCGCAACCGACAGCTGGCTGACTTGGTGCGTTATCCGTCCTGGCTGGACGACACCTACCATCGACAAACCTGGTCGGCTTGGTACATCAATCACCTCGACGGCGAATCGCTGGCACGCAGCCGAGAGCTGGAACAAGTCACCGCACAACTGGACCGCTGTCTCGCCAGAGCGTCGCAATTGCGGCGTCGAATGGTGCCCCCAATCGGCGCTGCCCCGATCGCCACCGGCGCGGCGTTCACCACGGGTGCAGCGCTGGATCCCATGCTCCGATCACCTGACCTCGGCCACCTGCCACTGGGCGATTTCGCGTCCGATCCGGTTCGGCTGCAAGCGTTGATCGACGCCACACTGGCCGAGCTTCGGACGCTCGAACAACCCGTCGCACCCGAGCACCATGTGACACTCGACGGCACCGGTTCGCCGCGCGTGCAATGGCTGAAACGCCGGCGTGCCGAATTGATCAAGACACTCGGCGTACCTCAAGCCGCGGCCCGCTCCGGATCACCGCTGGCCGACGAGGCGAGTCAATGGTTGGTGCGGCTTTCAGGCGGTCGGCTGGCGCGATTGGATTGGAACAACGCCGATTTCACCACGGCCCCTGATCAAGTCGCCGCCGCATCGCAAGTCGGGTTTGCCAAGATCGACGGTCGTGACGAAGCGATCTGTCCGGCCGTCGACCGGGCGTTGGCGGCGTTGGCACTTCGCATGGCGGCTTCGGATCTGCTGGCCCGGACGGGACGGGCGATTCCTCTGGTGATCGAATTGCATCGTGAATTGGTACGAGACTTCGTGGGTTACCAACACGCCAACGCGGCACCCGAGACGTTCGCACCGACCGATGCGGCCGAACCGGTCAACCTTACCGTACTGGCGGCCCTGGACGACTTCACGAAAAACGGGCGACAAGCCATTTTGCTGGCCAGTGACACGACGTTTGCCGACCAAGCGGGACGCCACGGAGGCCAGGTGTTCACGATTTATGGGCAACGGGTCAAACACGAACACCGGCCGCTGTGGAGTCCACATTTTTCGCCGGAAGGCTACGCCGGGCCACACGCCCAGTCGCATCTGCCACCGGAAGCCACCGACCCACTGCCGCATAGCGACGCCTTTGTCGATCGCTATCACGACCAGTATTTTGATCAGTTGCCGATCGGCGCATCCCTGGCCGACATCAATCGCAACCTGGACACGATTTGGCACGAGGCGTACGGAATTTCACCCGATGCCTCGCCGTACGCGGCTCCGCTGTACGAGATGCCGCCGTCTGCCGTACCACCATCGGCCGCTTCGACCGCATGGAACCACGGGGGAGGGCCGCCGATTGGGCGCATGGATTCGTCGCCGACCGACACGGGACACTGGCACGACGGCTATTACTTTGCCGATGCTTACACGACCGCACCGTCGACACACTCGACAACGTATGCGACGACGGCGTCCCGAGACAGCCAGCCGCGATCGTCAACGGACGGCTCGAAACTGCAATCCGGTCCGACACAAGCGGGCCAACGTCCCGCTGCGTCACCGTTCTTCCTGACCGTCGATAGCCCGATCGATCAAGCGCCCTCGATCGACGCGGTCGCGGCGGCACGTCTACGCCGGCTGCAAGTCACGCACATTAACCACTTGATGAACCAGGACCCCAATCGGCTGGCCGATTCATTGGGCTTGGCCGGTGTGACGGCGGCAACGATTCGTCGCTGGCAGGCGGAAAGCCGCCTGGTTTGCCACGTTCCGCAACTGCGCGGGTTTGACGCGCGGGTGCTGGTCGGGTGTGGAATCGCCGACGCCGGCCACCTGTCGTCGATCGATCCGATGGATCTGCTCGATCGCGTCGAGGCCTTTCTGGCGACCGAGCGCGGACAGCGAATCCTGCTCAGCGGGACAAGCTACGAACTTTCGCGCATCACCAGTTGGATCGCGGCGGCCAACGTTAATACCGACGACCATCCGCTGGGTGTGATGGCCGACCGGCAAACCGTCAACGGACGCGTTGTCCGCCAGCAGCGCGACGGGAAAACGATCGAGGAAAAACCAGCAAACAATCGTTACGAATACGAGTTCGTCGATGATCACGGGCAAGTGGTCCGGGCCAGTTCCAATCGAAACCGATCGACGCGACGTTCGGCCGGCCGATCGGAGCGTCGGGGAAACCTGGCCGGTCGCTCGGGCGGCAACGGCGTTGGCAACAACACCGGGGCGATCAACGACGATGGGGCGAGCGACTTTGAATCGGACCGCCGGCCGAGCGCGCGTCGACGGCGCGATGACGCGCCGACACGCTCAGGCCGCAACGCATCGCGGGTGGCCCGGGACCGCGCGCCGGATCAGCGGCGACGATCACAACGGCGGCGCGATTCGGATGGGGCCAACAGATCGGAACGTCGACGCGAATCGCAGCGCGCCGATGACAATGATCTGCAGCTTCGCTTTTACCTCGAGCGCGAGAGTCCGGTCGTGGACGCACCGTCCATCGGATCGCGGATGGCCGAGCGACTTGAAGCAGTCGACATCATGACCGTCGACGATTTGATTTGCGCCGACGCCGCGGAGTTGGCCGAACGGTTGAACCGTCGACGCATCGATGCCGATGTGATCACAGCTTGGCAACACCAAGCGATTCTGGTGTGCCGTGTCCCCATGCTGCGTGGGCACGACGCGCAACTTCTGGTCGCCGCCGACGTCACCACGCCCGAAGAAGTCGCCGAATATGATCCCGGCGATCTACTGGAATTGATCGACCCGATCGCCCGCAGCAATGAAGGCCAGCGAATCCTTCGCGGCGGACAGCTGCCGGATCTGGAGGAGATCACCGAGTGGATCCGGTATGCGGCGCTCAGCCGTGAATTGGTGGCCGCGTGA